CATACTATGATCTTATTACTTGAAAAACATCGCAGTCCACACTTTTTTTGATGGCATCTCATGACCTACTTGTAGTGCTGATTTATTATAAACACAAAGGATTTCTTTTATAAGAATATATGGACTGATTTGGATTGTTCTTTATCGAACTCCTTCACTAAGTTTTACTTAGTCTTATCATATTCAATGCAGCTGCTTTTGCTTCAGTACATGAACAGCTTAGAAACAATGCTGTTCTTTGAGAACTTCTTTTCTCATCTTTTGGTTACATTTATTTTCTTTATCCAGTGATCAATATACTGCTTACTACATCATTATTTCTTTTGTTTCCAGACTTCATCAATTTCGAGTTTGTGTAGTAGCATCCACCACATAAGAGCATATTTCCTTATAATCTGTTCCTTNNNNNNNNNNNNNNNNNNNNNNNNNNNNNNNNNNNNNNNNNNNNNNNNNNNNNNNNNNNNNNNNNNNNNNNNNNNNNNNNNNNNNNNNNNNNNNNNNNNNNNNNNNNNNNNNNNNNNNNNNNNNNNNNNNNNNNNNNNNNNNNNNNNNNNNNNNNNNNNNNNNNNNNNNNNNNNNNNNNNNNNNNNNNNNNNNNNNNNNNNNNNNNNNNNNNNNNNNNNNNNNNNNNNNNNNNNNNNNNNNNNNNNNNNNNNNNNNNNNNNNNNNNNNNNNNNNNNNNNNNNNNNNNNNNNNNNNNNNNNNNNNNNNNNNNNNNNNNNNNNNNNNNNNNNNNNNNNNNNNNNNNNNNNNNNNNNNNNNNNNNNNNNNNNNNNNNNNNNNNNNNNNNNNNNNNNNNNNNNNNNNNNNNNNNNNNNNNNNNNNNNNNNNNNNNNNNNNNNNNNNNNNNNNNNNNNNNNNNNNNNNNNNNNNNNNNNNNNNNNNNNNNNNNNNNNNNNNNNNNNNNNNNNNNNNNNNNNNNNNNNNNNNNNNNNNNNNNNNNNNNNNNNNNNNNNNNNNNNNNNNNNNNNNNNNNNNNNNNNNNNNNNNNNNNNNNNNNNNNNNNNNNNNNNNNNNNNNNNNNNNNNNNNNNNNNNNNNNNNNNNNNNNNNNNNNNNNNNNNNNNNNNNNNNNNNNNNNNNNNNNNNNNNNNNNNNNTTAAATCATATTTTCTAGTCCGAGGATCTTGCCAAGACAATGATGGTAAATACCATTCTATTTCTCTTATTCTCTTTTACCAGCTTATTTCTTTCTCCCATTGATGTTGGATAGTCGGATTCATCAGTCATGCGATCCGTGTACGTGGCCATAATTTGATCACCCATATTTGGCACAAGGTCTCTTAAAAAAACGTGGGAGAAAGACATGTTCCTATCCATTCCCAATCNNNNNNNNNNNNNNNNNNNNNNNNNNNNNNNNNNNNNNNNNNNNNNNNNNNNNNNNNNNNNNNNNNNNNNNNNNNNNNNNNNNNNNNNNNNNNNNNNNNNNNNNNNNNNNNNNNNNNNNNNNNNNNNNNNNNNNNNNNNNNNNNNNNNNNNNNNNNNNNNNNNNNNNNNNNNNNNNNNNNNNNNNNNNNNNNNNNNNNNNNNNNNNNNNNNNNNNNNNNNNAATTCGGCCAAGTCTTACTATGGTCATAGACCATGTCACACGGATTTGTTGTATGTTCATGGATCACAGTTTGTCCTCACTCCCCCCCATGGACATACTATAATCACGTGGTACTTGGGACAATAGAGCCTAATGAGTTTCCCTTGTGTACATGTTACACAACGAGAGATTTTATGGGATAACTATTTGTGCTTTTTGCAATATGTGCATCAATTTTTAAAGACCTGAATGGCTAATTCTGTCATGCCATAAAGTGTATAAAATTTCGTGGGTATACAGGTTACCATGGCTTTTGCCTTTATCATACTGATCCTTGGCATAGTCTAGATCAGTAGTGTATGTAGGTATAGTCTTGACCACTTTCTTATAAGGGCTTAGGCGATTTTCTTATAATCTGAAAGGAACTTTTGTTTCCTTTGCCCATTGATTCAATGTGGAAACCATTCATGCTCAAGTCTTTATAACTCAATGGGTCTTTTATTGGGTGAATAAATTTGTGCCCCTTTAGGCAATACCGTGGTCTATAATAGACTGACTATCCTTTTATTAAGTTTTCATTGTCATTTATCAATCAAAAAATCATCAAGCAAATCAAACATGATAACTAAAAACAACTCTTATTATTGCTTTAAAATTGTAAATGACAAGCAAATCAAAGCAAAACATAAAACATAAAATCAGAATGTCGAAATCTCGTTTCTTTAGTCAATGTATAAGCCGGCCTCACAATCCATATATTTCCACACGGTTTCCTTGGATTCCTCCTTATCATTTTTAGCCTCATTGGCTTCAGGAGGTCTCATCTCACTGTTTTGTTGCTCAATGTATCATTTCTGAAGTTTTTCAAATCTGCTAATGGTATCTATAACTTTCTGCTCTCTTTTCTCAGTTGCCAATAGGCATGACAATAGGTCATTATAGGTGGTGAAACCCTTAGCCTTATGTGATAACAATATATCCTTTGGATGGAATGTGGAATAGGTTTTATATAATAAATCATCATTTGTTACCACTTCACCACATAGTTCAAGACTATAGGCGATTTTCATTAAAGCAGAATTATATTCGTCCACGGATTCAATATCCTGGAACATAAGAATCTTCCATTCATTCATGGCTTTTCGCCATAATGCCATTGAGTATCTGGATTTTAGTTTTGTCCAAAGGTCACAAGGATCCTCAATATTTAAGTACTGATCTCTCAGATCCTCAGTGAGATGATAACGCATAATTGTTATGGCTATATGCTTTTCACTTTCAACTGCATTATTGCCATCAATGATACATTTCCCGAGTCCTCTAGACTTCAGGGCAACTAAAGTGTTCATTACCCATTCTAGATAATTATCTCCAGAGAGATTTAGGGCAGTATAATCCGAAGGCTCAAATTTCGACATCTGAAACATATTATTAATCAGTTCAAGATGCAACCAAGTCAATAAAATCAATGCATACGGTTTCACAAGTCTCTTGACCAAACAATTAACTACTCGACCATGGTGCGAGAAAAACAAGTATGCGAGGTCTATATGATGCTTTAGGCCACACGGCCTTATAAAATTGTGATGCAACAACCCTAGAGGTTGGATTTTATATCTGAATGCAATCAAAGCATCAATCATAACAACAATCATATTCATGCCGATTTTTAATCAATGTGAGACCAGGTTAATAATTCTTATGTTTTTATTTTCTTAAAACATTTAGTATGATCAAANNNNNNNNNNNNNNNNNNNNNNNNNNNNNNNNNNNNNNNNNNNNNNNNNNNNNNNNNNNNNNNNNNNNNNNNNNNNNNNNNNNNNNNNNNNNNNNNNNNNNNNNNNNNNNNNNNNNNNNNNNNNNNNNNNNNNNNNNNNNNNNNNNNNNNNNNNNNNNNNNNNNNNNNNNNNNNNNNNNNNNNNNNNNNNNNNNNNNNNNNNNNNNNNGGAAATTCACAATTCTGGACAGATTATGGTTTTAATCAAAACTAGCNNNNNNNNNNNNNNNNNNNNNNNNNNNNNNNNNNNNNNNNNNNNNNNNNNNNNNNNNNNNNNNNNNNNNNNNNNNNNNNNNNNNNNNNNNNNNNNNNNNNNNNNNNNNNNNNNNNNNNNNNNNNNNNNNNNNNNNNTCAAACAATCATCAAAGATAATTCAAGGTTTTAATCTAGCAACCTAAGCCTCAGATACATCAAAATCAATCAATCAAAACAGTCGGATCAATATAGGTTTTTGATATTTCAGATTTTCAAAACATAATAAAGGAAACGGATCATATAATTTAGATTTACGGCTTCAATGCCCTTACTGATCAATCAATGTTCTAGCAACCCTAACAGCCATTGATCTATCAACTTAACAGAAAAACAATCTAACCAAAACTTAGTTCCATATGTTAGGATTTCTATTATCCTAGATTAGGGTTTTTCAAATTTTAATGGTTCAGATCTTTATCAATCAACCAAATTCAGTGTAGGTTCTTTTAATTTTACCTTTAGAAACTTATGGAGTGTAGATTTGGACCACAAAAGAGAGAAGGAGGCCGCGAGCTGATCGTTCTTCGAGTCGGGTCGCGGACTGGCTGCTTGCTTGGTCGGATCACGAACAGGGAAGAATGAGAACGTCTGGTTTACTTGATCACGTCTAGAAAGAGCTAACTTCAAGAGAGAGAGAGCTCGGATTTGGGTTAGGAAAACAATTAGGGTTCCAAAGCAAATCGGTGATGCATACTGTAGCAGAGCGTGACGGCGCATCAGTGATCAGATCGACAAGCGGTTTGCAGCGTTTGATTCATCTCAGCAAGAACTTCAATTTGATATATTGCTCGTCGTCTGGGTCCTCACGGTTTGGGAGAACGATCTCTTTGAAGTTCCACCGGAATTAAGGTTTTGTGATATTCGGGTGAGTTTAAGGAATTTCGTGGGGGCTTAGGGTTAGAGGCTATCGTGCTGATAACATGTTATAAAAGAGATGTTGTGTAAGCTTATTATTACTCATGACCAGAGGTCTATATTTATACAAGTATTAGACCGTCTTATTTAGACCGTCATAAGAGAAAAGGAAATCCTATTCCTAATAAGAATAGGAAATAGTACTTATCCTAAATACATATGGAAAATGATAAACATCAAGTATAGATAAATGTAAACTCTCATTCGCCTAGGTCATTAGCGAATGGGCCAGATGGATAGTTGATGGGCCGGACGGTTTGGGCCTGATATAAGTCGATCACCACTTGGTTTATAACAACATGTGATTTCTAAGATTCACATATTTCCTCTTCTGAAACCGAAAATTTGTGTACAAAGTAATTAATAGTTTATCTTCAGTTTTTTCACAATATTATAACTAAAGTCGAAAAAATAATTTGATAATAGATCCGAATATTTAAAATCATCTGCTTTTGCGTAAAGGTATTTTTGGGAATTTGAATTTTTTTTATAATCTCTGTTGCATATTTTATTTTTAATCACACAATTAACAATTAATGATTAATCTGCATGATTTTTTCCATCCAACCGATGTTTCAGTATAAAGAAGGTTTAATTCTTGATAGTTATAATGTTCATGTATAACTATTTTCATATATATTATCTCTTGTTATTGTTCGAGTTTCAAAGTTGAGATATTTTGAAATCATAAGAAAAGTTTGACTCATACAATCAAGTTATTTAATTAATTTTACTGATGTAGGGAAAAAATCATATAAGCTTTACACTACTTTAACCAATATCCATGATTTGAACGTAAGCTGATGATGATCCTAAAATGTTCTTTTGATAATAATAGACTTTCGCTGGATCATGTTTTTTTTTTACTGGTATAACATTTGTGAACCTGCTTGAGTTCTTCTGGGTGGTTGATACCATATTCCATGATCATCTCAACCACTGCATCTCTAAAATCCTTTTGAGGATCGAGTCAGTTATTTCACTACTGCAAAGCCTTCCCTTCTCATTCCTCCATCTACTGCTTCCATCAAAAGTTCGAGCTCTCCGTCAGAAATAGCTCTAACTCCACATTTTATAGATGCTCTTGATGAAAACTCTAACCTTGATGTTTTTTTTTGTTCCAACCTGTTTAGAGTGGGATTTCTTCTACTGGCCAGCCTTTAGTTTCGCTTCTTGTAATTTTATTTCCTTGATATTTTTCCACATATCTTCTCTAATGTAGCTTCATGGACATGTCCTCCTCCGCGTAATTATTTGATATCTTTGGCTTTTGTTGGAGAAACTGTTGGTCACGTCTCTCGCATCTCTTCTTATCTTTATTCATAAGAATCCTTGGCTTCTGATTTGGATTTTGATCTCCATGTGGATCCACTCGCTCTCAGATCCATTTTTCCAGCCTGGGAATCTAAATCAGAAGAAAACATTAAATGAACATAAACTAAATTCAAAGAAGTATGAACATAAAAATCACATTCAGTTTAGTTAACATCTGTATCTTGACTCTCTGTCGTGTTGCCACTCAATTCTCTTGTCAAATCTCCACTCCAAAGTTCTTTCCTGATAAGCAAAATCAAAAGAAAACATTAAACCAAACTAAAATGGACATGGTTACTAACCCTCATCAAATCTCCTTACGGATTCACTATCTGAATCAAGACTCTGTCTCAAACCCAGAGCTCTAAATTAGAGAATAACAATTATAAGAATCTAAAATCAAATGAAGCATGATGAAGGACACATGTAAAAATTATTGTTTACCGGATGAGTAGAATCTGAGAACATGGAAGGACGTATGTGATCACAATAAAAACAGATGAATTTCATGGGTTAGTCATACCTTTTTATAGTTGAAGATCCAGAGGGAGGAAGTCATTGGAGATGTTATTGTTACTGAGAGCGCTTTAAAGATGACGCTTCAATCCAGACTGATTCCGTAACGTTCGAAGGTTTTGGTCGCCGGTGAAATGAAGAGATGAAGAACTTCGACGATGGTTAGGGGCCGAGTTAACCTCGACGATGGTTAGGGGCCGAGTTTAGAAAAGTATTTAACTCTTGACTCTACATATGGGCTTCATTTGATTTCAAAACAGGCCCGTAACAAATAACACTTAGAGCATATGTCGAGCCCAAATAAAAAATGATCAGAAACGAAACTCGTTGAGTTTAAAATTTTGACACGTGTGAGCACCAGGTTGAACGACTTTCTGACCTGGATCCTAAGTGGCAGCACATTTATATATATATATATATATATATAGATTGCTACCGGCTTGTTTTTTTAATTACATGTAGTTATATTCAAAATACATGCATAAAATAGTAACATGTTGCTAACGATGTAATGTGATGAGCAACTCGATACAAAATAAAACAAACAGAGGATGCAATGTATGATAGGCCTGAATGTTATAAATTACTTGTTGTACAACATTTAATCCATTTAAATGTAATGGTAGGGCCAAAAACCGAAAGACAATAATGCTATTAATGAAAATTTTAGTTTGTTCATAAAATTAAGGACAATTTTGGAAAACTGAAGTATTTCATTAAGGGTATAAAATGGGAATGAACATTTTTTAATGGTATTGATTGATACTCCCTCCGGATACGAATGTAAGATGTTCTATTTTTTTATCTTGTATACAAATGTATGATGTTTTGAGATATAATTAATACATTTATTTTTAAAATTTAAACATAAATTAAAAAGTAAAATTATGAGTGGTGAAACTTTATTGATATAATCAAAAAGTAACAACTAAAATATTGTATTTATTGTTTCTTAATATGGGTGTAAAACCTTAAACATCTTATATTTAAATCCAGAGGGGGTATAACTTAAGCAGTAGTCTAGGGTTAACGCCTCTCAAACCTAAACAATCGCTATTCCCATTTTCTCCATGAGAAATCTCGGCAAGAAATCTGCCACTGAAGGTGAAGCACCTCCTGCTGGTGGTGTTAAGGCCACGAAGCCTTTGAAGAAAGCTAAAAGAGAGCCTGAAGATGATGATGATTTGGAGACCAAAACAAATCTGAAGAAGCAGAAGAAAGAGGGGACTGAGACGATGGAAGGATTGGCTGATCGTCTTCAGCGGATTGAATCAAAAGTTGATACGTTGGCGACAAAGGTGGATCTATTGATCTCAGTGAAGGGTAAGAGAGTTCATGTCAAGAAGTCTATAAAGGCCAAGGCAGAGATCAGTTCCTCTGAGGATGAATTATCTTCTTCTGATGAGGATTCTAAGGACAAATCTGTCGCAAGTGTCAAGGTGGCTGCTAAAGTTTCTTCTTCATCCGAATCAGATGACGAGGAAAGTGATCAAGGTGAAAAAGTTGAGCAGAGAATGGCTAATGCAGATATAAAGATTGGCGTTGTTAGCAATAGTGGCCGTTGGCCTTTTGGAGGTCGTTTTTCAGGTGGTCGTTGTGGCGGTCTGGGGCGTTGTGGCCGCTGTTAAGGTTTTGTTGGTGGCGGAAGAGACAGGTCTCTGCAAGTAATAAAGCTCTTCTCTAGCTATTTATGACAGAATCATGTTAGAACTATTAAGAGTAGACGAGCACTGCTCTAGCTATGTGGTGTTGTTAAACTCTCCTTGAAACTTGTTGTTTTTAACTTGTGATACAATGCAACAATTTTTATTAGTTAAGTTATTTTCATTAAGTTCCTCTAATTATGTAAGCAAATTTCATAGGGACATGAACCTGCCCTAGAGACAAGAATTGTTCCGGAAGAAACACACTTGAAACCAAAACATATTTTAATTCACCATTTAGACTCATTGTTCTTAAGATACTCCTTAAGAACATCCATAACCGAACCAAACTCTGCCTTAACCTTAACCGGTGGGTTGGCCAACCTACAAGCCATCTCTTGTATGTTCTTTGAATGATAATCGATCTTGCTCTGCGTAAACTTCAACCCATGAGCTGTACTCACCACCACCGTCCGATCATTAGCTTCTATAACTCCAGCTTTCCTCAACTTCATCAGAGCCGTCAACGCAACACCAGTGTGTGGACATATAAACATACCAGTCGAATCAGCAAGAGCCGTTGCATCCATCAGCTCCTCTTCAGTAGCTTCCTCAACGATCCCATTAGACTTCTTCAAAGCATACACAGCTCTATCTATCGAGACGGGATCACCTATCTGGATAGCGGAAGCAAACGTTGTGTCTGCTTTCATCGGGTTAAAGTCTTGATCAAACCCTGACTTGTAATGCAAGTAAAGCGGGTTTGCGTTGGCAGCTTGAGCACACACAAGCCTAGGGATCCTATCAACAAGCCCTAGCTCTTTACACATGTGGAACCCTTTGTAAAACGCGTAGATGTTACCGAGGTTTCCTCCGGGGACGATGACCCAGTCTGGGACTTCCCAGTTGAACTGCTGCAAGATCTCAATCGCCGCCGTCTTTTGACCTTCGAGACGGAGGCTGTTGAGAGAGTTGGCTAAGTAGATAGGGAGCTCCGCCGTGACTTCTCGGATCAGATGCATGCACCCGTCGAAGTCTGTGTCGAGGCTTAGCACAAACGCTCCGTTTGCGATAGGTTGCACGAGCTGAGCCGTGGAGATTTTGTCCGCCGGTAAGAAGACGATGGAGGGGATTCCTGCGGCGGCGCAGTAAGCTGAGAGAGCGGCGGATGTATCTCCCGTGGATGCGCATCCCACTCCGACGACTGGTTTGTTCATTTTCCGGAGACGGTTCACCTGACAAACAACAAGAAACATCCAAAATATTTCAAATCATGAGTTATCATATTTTATCCCAAAAACTCAAATTATCCAATATTTTCTTTTCAGTAAAAGAACAAGAACCTTCATGCTAAGATTATGTTCGGTTAATTTGATCTTTGGTTCGGTTAGGTTCCAAGAAATCTAATTTGGTTCTAGTTTGGTTGTTGTTTTGGATAATTTTGACTAATTCAAATTTTCGAAGAAAATATTAGATAGTTTGAGCTTTTTTGGATTAAAAAATCAGATAATTTAAATTTTGGGTATTTTGATTTATAAATAATATTAAAAAAATATTATGATATTTCAAAATAAAATATTATTAATATTTTAATGTATATAAAATGTATTTTTTAGTTAACCTGAGAAACAAGAACAGTCATGCCAAGATCTTTGAACGAGCCCGTGTGGCTGATACCACAGTGTTTCACCCAGAGATCGTTCATCTGAAGGTACTGTTTCCCGAACCTCTCGGCCCAGAAGAGGTTTGAGTTTCCTTCAAAGGCGGAAACGATGTCGTCGTCGTTGATCTCGGGAAGAACCCACTCTTTCTTTGACCAGACGCCTGATCCGTATGGCCAAGTGGTTTTACCGACGCGTGAGTCGAAGAGGTTACGCCAGAATGCTCCGTCGTAGCGTTTCAGGGCAGCGAAGTCGTGCTGGACGTCGAGGAGGCCGCCGGACTGGGAGCGGTAGACGATCTCGTCGAGGGAGTAGGACTCAGTGGAGAGCGGCGGAGCGTCGAAGGGGACGTAGCGTGCGGAGAGATTTTGGAGCTGAGGACGGCGGCGAGCCTCGTCGCGGATGTTCTCATCGGAGCGGCGGTGTTTCTGTGGCGGAGCAGCGGGAGAGGGAGTGGTTGGGGAGGTGCATCGGACGGTGGAGTGAGGTTTGAAGGAGGTTTTAGAGTGGGAAGGAAAGTAGGTGGCGGAGTGGAGAAGAGAGAAGGAAGCCATGATGAAAGAGAATGTAGACAGTAAAGTACAGAGACACTGAAACTGATTGGAGAGAAGAATGTTGACACTTTAGTGGTCAGAAACTATTTTATTTATAAACATAAAGTATTAAATATATTCATTCACTATTCAATTATACTTAAATGCTTTATCATTCCAAATTCTAGAAAATCAATTATTCAGATGTTTATTTTATGTACATGATTACTGATTTTTTTTTTGAGAAAACATGATTACTGATTTTTCTAAAAGTTACGTGGTACCTTTTGTAGTGTAATAGGCACTAAACACAAATGGATCTTTAAACATTCATGAATCATATTATATATGAGAATTAGATTGTTACAGATCAGAAAAACACTAAGGTTTAAAAATTGTACGATCTTATTCATCTATCATGATGCGTATTTATAAAATAATATTGAGTAAAATACTGATTTATATTTTATAAGATGATTAGTTAGTTCATCAATGGTTAAGCATTCCTCAATAGAGGATTATACTCTTATGAGAAAAATTGAAGACATCCTCATGAATACAAGAATTATTGTGAGTTCGTGCCTTCTTAATCAAGTAACTATATATGAAGATAAGATTGTGAGTGTAATGGTTTGTATGTCATAATCCAGATTCAAGAATCAATAGTGTGTGCTTGTGATTTGTATATTAAAAGCATAGAAAGCATTAATGATATAATTTTGAAGTGTACCTATTGGTATGATCAATTATCAAAATTGATAGTGATGGCACCTTTTCCTTTTCAATAAAAAACACTATGTAGGTTGTCGTTTTCTCCACAGAATCTTGTAATACGGATTGGGTCAAAGATACAGTAAATGAACAAGTCATGTGAAATTAGCTTACAAGTTACAATATAAACGATGTAATTTTTGCTGTGATTTTGAGCTTTTGATAGTGGCCTGATTAACCATTAGGGTTCTTTTTCTCGTGTGCTTTGTTATGCAACTCGCGTCTTTCTTTGTTTGCTTTGCTAAAAAACTCGGATAATAATATAATATTGGA
This genomic interval from Brassica oleracea var. oleracea cultivar TO1000 chromosome C2, BOL, whole genome shotgun sequence contains the following:
- the LOC106323697 gene encoding uncharacterized protein LOC106323697, with protein sequence MEGLADRLQRIESKVDTLATKVDLLISVKGKRVHVKKSIKAKAEISSSEDELSSSDEDSKDKSVASVKVAAKVSSSSESDDEESDQGEKVEQRMANADIKIGVVSNSGRWPFGGRFSGGRCGGLGRCGRC
- the LOC106322929 gene encoding threonine synthase 2, chloroplastic; this translates as MASFSLLHSATYFPSHSKTSFKPHSTVRCTSPTTPSPAAPPQKHRRSDENIRDEARRRPQLQNLSARYVPFDAPPLSTESYSLDEIVYRSQSGGLLDVQHDFAALKRYDGAFWRNLFDSRVGKTTWPYGSGVWSKKEWVLPEINDDDIVSAFEGNSNLFWAERFGKQYLQMNDLWVKHCGISHTGSFKDLGMTVLVSQVNRLRKMNKPVVGVGCASTGDTSAALSAYCAAAGIPSIVFLPADKISTAQLVQPIANGAFVLSLDTDFDGCMHLIREVTAELPIYLANSLNSLRLEGQKTAAIEILQQFNWEVPDWVIVPGGNLGNIYAFYKGFHMCKELGLVDRIPRLVCAQAANANPLYLHYKSGFDQDFNPMKADTTFASAIQIGDPVSIDRAVYALKKSNGIVEEATEEELMDATALADSTGMFICPHTGVALTALMKLRKAGVIEANDRTVVVSTAHGLKFTQSKIDYHSKNIQEMACRLANPPVKVKAEFGSVMDVLKEYLKNNESKW